A genomic stretch from Aedes albopictus strain Foshan chromosome 2, AalbF5, whole genome shotgun sequence includes:
- the LOC109425177 gene encoding ankyrin repeat and SAM domain-containing protein 4B-like, whose product MHLINGKRYYKAAREGNLQVLQEANRWEINTSDENGLTPLHWAAHEGHREAVWILLKRKSNVNKMDHFGNSALHLAAARGHLECVELLVSKGANLYGFDGGQRTACDLARIGEWDEVVDLLVQRRKMLEEKRPKLVLKLKVMANQQFLKIKDKSSDGDNKVDLLKNDSTEAKEVYELDQSAADEFKSVTNTPEDVPTEEELYQQNSNLLGLMQHKTGGLTSSTSKSTARFHLVFSELVKEQSINQAIVNSIESRPQRKSIKPAHPTVDDGESDEEEDTPVVSTQSSLRSFLKIYDLQRFHQQLLDKGIDLDGLILMTEHDIKALGLPLGPHRKLCVALEEYKSARKWDQA is encoded by the coding sequence ATGCATCTAATCAACGGCAAACGGTACTACAAGGCGGCACGCGAAGGTAACCTGCAGGTGCTCCAGGAAGCCAACCGATGGGAAATCAACACTTCGGACGAGAATGGGTTGACCCCACTGCACTGGGCAGCTCACGAGGGTCATCGGGAAGCCGTGTGGATTCTGCTGAAGCGGAAGAGTAACGTTAACAAAATGGATCACTTTGGAAACTCGGCGTTACACCTTGCGGCTGCCCGTGGGCATTTGGAATGTGTGGAACTGTTGGTCAGCAAAGGTGCGAATTTGTATGGGTTCGATGGAGGACAGCGCACGGCTTGCGATTTGGCCCGAATTGGCGAGTGGGATGAAGTGGTGGACTTATTGGTGCAAAGGAGGAAAATGTTGGAGGAAAAAAGACCGAAATTGGTGCTGAAGTTGAAAGTGATGGCAaatcaacagtttttgaaaatcaaaGATAAATCATCGGATGGTGATAATAAAGTAGACCTTCTGAAGAATGATTCAACTGAAGCAAAAGAAGTCTATGAGCTTGATCAGAGTGCTGCAGATGAGTTTAAAAGTGTCACAAACACTCCGGAAGACGTTCCTACCGAAGAAGAGTTGTACCAGCAAAATTCTAATTTATTAGGACTAATGCAGCACAAAACTGGCGGTCTAACTTCCAGCACCAGTAAAAGTACTGCACGATTTCATTTGGTATTTTCCGAGCTCGTCAAAGAACAATCAATCAACCAAGCCATCGTCAACAGTATCGAATCACGACCTCAACGAAAGTCCATCAAACCAGCTCATCCCACCGTAGACGACGGAGAATCCGACGAAGAGGAAGACACACCCGTAGTCTCGACGCAGAGTTCGCTTCGATCGTTTCTCAAAATTTACGACCTCCAGCGGTTCCATCAGCAGCTCCTGGATAAAGGAATTGATTTGGATGGTTTGATTTTGATGACGGAGCATGACATCAAGGCACTGGGCCTCCCCTTGGGTCCCCACCGAAAGCTGTGCGTAGCACTGGAAGAGTACAAGTCTGCCCGAAAGTGGGACCAAGCGTAG